In one window of Candidatus Scalindua sp. DNA:
- a CDS encoding VacJ family lipoprotein yields the protein MRKSFLFFFVFFIVVSSYSEMIYAQTLQNLEKQSGSAESDKQGQGDYAVNDDSDFDSIDVELEATFVRDPIQPYNRAIHAFNDKFYFYAVKPMTKGYDKVVPEKAQLCVRNFFSNIKMPIRFFNCLFQGKFKGAGTEGLRFLINSTIGGVGFTDPAKKYFDLEKQDEDFGQTLGHYKMGNSIFIEWPFIGPSSVRDTIGYIGDMALNPLTIASFFVTPFITTGAGTYNEFNEVALEKGEMYETIVGSAIDPYIAVQDSYIQNRNKKIRE from the coding sequence ATGAGAAAATCTTTTTTATTCTTTTTTGTTTTTTTTATTGTCGTGAGCTCATATTCCGAAATGATTTATGCACAGACCTTACAAAACCTGGAGAAACAATCCGGTAGTGCGGAAAGTGATAAACAAGGTCAGGGAGACTATGCAGTTAACGACGACAGTGACTTTGATAGCATCGATGTAGAGCTGGAAGCAACCTTTGTCAGGGACCCTATTCAGCCGTACAACCGTGCCATCCATGCATTCAATGACAAGTTTTATTTTTATGCAGTGAAACCGATGACTAAAGGATACGACAAAGTAGTTCCGGAAAAAGCGCAATTATGCGTCAGGAATTTTTTCTCGAATATTAAAATGCCTATCCGTTTTTTCAACTGTCTTTTTCAGGGTAAATTTAAGGGGGCTGGTACAGAAGGTCTGCGTTTTCTCATTAATTCTACAATTGGGGGAGTAGGATTTACTGATCCGGCTAAGAAATATTTTGATCTGGAAAAACAGGATGAAGACTTTGGGCAGACTCTGGGACACTACAAGATGGGCAATAGCATCTTTATCGAATGGCCGTTTATCGGGCCGTCAAGCGTCCGTGATACTATTGGTTATATCGGGGATATGGCACTGAACCCTCTTACGATCGCATCATTTTTTGTAACTCCCTTTATAACCACCGGGGCAGGGACGTATAATGAGTTTAATGAAGTTGCCCTTGAAAAAGGAGAGATGTATGAAACCATAGTAGGATCGGCCATCGATCCCTATATTGCTGTTCAGGATTCTTATATCCAAAATAGAAATAAGAAAATTAGAGAATAA
- the pta gene encoding phosphate acetyltransferase, producing MAKNIFLASTGPESGKSVICLGLIDALRGIVSNVGYFKPIGQKYIKGEEFDKESKMIRETFGIEDELVHMNPVSLDELKSYIAKDDHEAFFQKVQNSYRKVEDGKDIVIIDGTDYLGMMSAFEFDINAELANHLNAGIILIEDGQGKSLNEICTDVLTGKDSFEKQCCEFLGVVVNKVENERYAAVDEGLRLQFKNRNVDYFGTVPFDSILPKPRLHDIARSLDAEVLFGQGHLSNIAVETIIASMGFGNALKYLHDGTLIITGGDRDEILLGCIASLISPTCPNISGIVLTGGLMPNKSMQDLIGSLSDLPLPICSVKSNTIETANRIDSLEVHVSSGDSQKIDITKRLVFRNVDYEKINDKLNLVKVRKRSPEMFKYELIERARSVKKRIVLPEGNEERVLKAAESVRARGIADLVLLGNRDEILKKAAVLGVKLDSGISIIDPALSENFDDYVNTYYELRKHKNYTIDMVLDRMQDSIYYGTMMIYKGDADGLVSGSVNTTQHTIRPAFEIIKTKPGIVNASSVFFMCLKGRVLVYGDCAIIPKPDAEQLADIAISSADTAKDFNIIPYVAMLSYSTGKSGKGPEVEKVREATEIARRKRPDLSIEGPIQYDAAVDPGVARIKLPESTVAGKATVLIFPDLNTGNNIYKAVQRSSGAIAIGPVLQGLKRPVNDLSRGCKAEDIVYTVAITAIQAQSS from the coding sequence ATGGCAAAAAATATTTTTTTAGCGTCAACTGGTCCGGAATCGGGAAAAAGTGTTATCTGTCTTGGGCTCATTGATGCTCTGAGAGGGATTGTATCGAATGTAGGGTACTTTAAGCCCATAGGTCAGAAATATATCAAAGGTGAAGAGTTTGATAAAGAATCAAAAATGATTAGGGAGACATTTGGTATTGAAGATGAGCTGGTACATATGAATCCGGTGTCTCTCGATGAGTTAAAGAGTTATATCGCGAAAGATGATCATGAGGCCTTCTTTCAGAAAGTACAGAATTCTTACAGGAAAGTAGAGGATGGAAAAGATATTGTCATTATTGACGGCACAGACTATTTGGGGATGATGTCGGCTTTTGAGTTTGATATAAATGCTGAGCTTGCAAATCATCTCAATGCGGGAATAATTCTTATTGAAGATGGACAGGGAAAGTCGTTGAACGAGATCTGTACTGATGTGCTAACGGGTAAAGATTCCTTTGAAAAGCAATGCTGCGAATTTCTGGGTGTTGTTGTTAATAAAGTTGAAAATGAAAGATACGCAGCGGTTGATGAAGGGTTGCGGTTACAATTTAAGAACCGGAACGTAGACTATTTCGGCACAGTTCCCTTTGATTCAATATTGCCGAAACCACGTTTACATGATATTGCCAGGAGCCTGGATGCAGAGGTATTATTTGGTCAAGGGCACCTTTCAAATATTGCAGTTGAGACGATCATTGCCTCTATGGGATTTGGAAATGCACTGAAATATCTTCATGATGGAACATTGATTATTACAGGAGGAGATAGAGATGAGATACTCCTTGGCTGTATAGCATCCTTAATCTCACCAACCTGTCCCAATATTTCTGGCATCGTCTTGACAGGAGGGCTCATGCCAAATAAGAGTATGCAGGATTTAATTGGAAGTTTGAGCGATTTGCCACTACCCATCTGCAGTGTAAAGAGCAACACGATTGAGACGGCGAACAGAATTGACTCTCTCGAAGTTCATGTCTCTTCTGGTGATAGTCAGAAAATTGATATTACAAAGAGACTGGTTTTCCGTAATGTTGATTATGAAAAAATAAATGACAAGTTGAATCTGGTTAAGGTCAGGAAAAGGTCACCTGAGATGTTCAAATACGAACTCATAGAGAGAGCCCGTTCGGTAAAAAAACGAATAGTCCTTCCAGAGGGAAACGAAGAGAGGGTGTTGAAAGCCGCAGAATCCGTGAGAGCCAGGGGTATAGCTGATTTAGTGCTCCTTGGCAACAGAGACGAGATTTTGAAAAAAGCTGCTGTATTGGGTGTGAAACTGGACAGCGGGATTTCAATCATCGACCCAGCTCTATCAGAAAATTTTGATGATTATGTGAATACCTATTATGAGTTGAGGAAGCATAAAAACTATACGATAGACATGGTACTCGACAGGATGCAGGATAGTATCTATTACGGGACTATGATGATCTACAAGGGGGATGCTGATGGATTAGTTTCGGGTTCCGTCAATACAACTCAACACACTATCAGGCCGGCATTTGAAATAATCAAGACGAAACCGGGAATCGTAAACGCCTCCAGTGTTTTTTTCATGTGTCTGAAAGGGCGGGTGTTGGTATATGGAGATTGTGCCATAATCCCGAAACCAGATGCCGAACAGCTTGCAGATATAGCGATCTCAAGCGCAGATACAGCGAAGGATTTCAACATTATCCCGTATGTTGCTATGCTTTCCTATTCAACGGGTAAATCAGGAAAAGGACCGGAAGTTGAGAAGGTGAGAGAGGCGACTGAAATTGCACGGAGGAAAAGGCCTGACCTGAGCATTGAAGGCCCGATACAGTATGATGCCGCAGTTGATCCAGGTGTGGCCAGGATCAAACTTCCGGAGAGCACCGTTGCAGGTAAGGCGACTGTCCTCATCTTTCCAGACCTTAACACCGGAAATAATATATACAAGGCAGTGCAGAGATCTTCAGGAGCCATTGCCATAGGACCGGTCCTGC